Proteins found in one candidate division KSB1 bacterium genomic segment:
- a CDS encoding nitroreductase family protein, protein MEFFDVIRKRKSVRKYTYQEVEPEKIEQILRAAQLAPSWRNGQCWKFIVVIDPDKKQRLIRCTTLFNQSWMGSEFAIIVACGDPKHSGSRNNQPYYMVDVAIAMEHLILAATDLGLGTCWIGGFEETKVKELLAIPSEIRVVAMTTLGYPAESESTIGKITKSFIGSSHRKPLSEIYSINRWE, encoded by the coding sequence ATGGAATTTTTTGATGTGATTAGAAAGAGAAAGAGCGTTCGTAAATACACCTACCAAGAAGTGGAGCCAGAAAAAATCGAACAAATTCTTCGTGCTGCGCAACTGGCACCCTCATGGCGCAATGGGCAATGCTGGAAGTTTATAGTGGTAATCGATCCTGACAAGAAACAGAGGCTGATCCGCTGCACCACGCTTTTCAACCAGAGCTGGATGGGCAGCGAATTTGCTATCATCGTGGCCTGCGGAGATCCGAAACATAGCGGGTCTCGCAATAACCAGCCCTATTACATGGTAGACGTGGCAATTGCCATGGAACATCTCATTCTGGCGGCAACCGATTTAGGATTGGGCACTTGCTGGATCGGTGGATTTGAAGAGACCAAGGTCAAAGAGCTATTAGCGATTCCCAGCGAAATTCGCGTTGTAGCGATGACGACCCTTGGCTATCCCGCCGAATCGGAAAGTACAATTGGTAAAATTACCAAGAGTTTCATTGGAAGTTCGCACCGAAAACCGTTATCTGAAATTTATTCAATAAACCGATGGGAGTGA
- a CDS encoding carboxypeptidase-like regulatory domain-containing protein, giving the protein MLICCTRDADRDNPLDPRSGKYENFGSVAGYVYSYYAPFQPLISALVALMPGDRTTITNSKGEFHFTNIVPGNYRVISNYPGYASDTAQVEVHPNRIATVQLHLDGLPGLDTLVLNSGYQHEHYPFEPVRMIDLTATVTDPDGPADVASVAVIIPVINFKDTLGFSNAIGVFQQKIDERELPIKNIAELVGHPFYIEVTDKVGQKCLYGPKYLFRVIDEEPVVVSPKGSVTVGFQPTLKWGPVQLPFPFTFKVEIYAIREGQILYPAMYSFSKLSSETTELRLATVLQSSLYLWVVSIVDQWGNWSRSKPATFQVGG; this is encoded by the coding sequence ATGCTAATTTGTTGTACAAGGGACGCCGACCGAGATAACCCGCTGGACCCGCGCTCTGGGAAGTATGAAAATTTTGGCAGTGTGGCGGGCTATGTATACAGCTACTATGCTCCATTTCAGCCACTGATCTCAGCCCTGGTAGCCCTGATGCCAGGAGACCGTACTACCATCACCAATTCGAAAGGCGAATTTCATTTTACGAACATCGTGCCAGGCAATTATCGAGTAATCTCCAATTATCCTGGTTACGCTTCCGATACAGCGCAAGTTGAAGTTCACCCCAATCGGATCGCGACTGTTCAATTGCATTTGGATGGCCTACCTGGGTTGGACACATTGGTTTTAAATTCGGGATATCAGCATGAGCACTATCCATTTGAGCCAGTGCGAATGATCGATCTGACAGCGACCGTTACTGATCCAGATGGGCCTGCAGATGTGGCGTCTGTGGCTGTCATCATCCCAGTGATCAATTTCAAAGATACGCTTGGCTTTTCGAATGCGATTGGGGTTTTTCAACAGAAGATTGACGAGCGAGAATTGCCGATCAAAAACATCGCCGAGCTCGTGGGCCACCCGTTTTACATCGAGGTCACAGATAAAGTCGGACAAAAGTGCTTGTATGGTCCGAAATATCTGTTTCGAGTGATAGATGAAGAACCAGTGGTGGTATCGCCAAAGGGTTCAGTCACTGTTGGATTTCAGCCCACGTTAAAGTGGGGTCCAGTGCAGTTGCCTTTTCCGTTCACTTTCAAAGTGGAGATTTATGCAATCCGGGAGGGCCAGATTTTATATCCTGCGATGTATAGTTTCTCCAAATTATCGTCTGAAACGACGGAATTGCGGCTTGCCACGGTTTTGCAGTCCAGCCTATATCTCTGGGTGGTCTCTATTGTAGATCAGTGGGGCAATTGGAGTCGTTCCAAACCGGCGACGTTTCAGGT
- a CDS encoding Nif3-like dinuclear metal center hexameric protein has protein sequence MVKRDELIGYINELLNINEFPDDSINGLQVEGKTEIERVILGVSVSERLFRAAVERGADLILVHHGLFWRKAPAPYLLTGLFRTRVALLIKNDINLAAYHLPLDAHAELGNNAQILKRLAIDPIKPIEVGYLGRLRNPIAIEKWAKIINKQLETTAQVFAFGPNKVQRVLVISGSSSRFYHLALEHGADTFLGGDMRENVVREIEEVGLNFIHAGHYNTEKFGIQALGEKLQQEFALRCEFIDIPNPV, from the coding sequence ATGGTGAAGCGAGATGAGCTAATTGGCTATATCAATGAATTGTTAAATATCAACGAGTTTCCTGACGACAGTATCAACGGACTCCAGGTAGAAGGCAAGACGGAGATCGAGCGAGTGATCTTGGGAGTTAGTGTGAGCGAACGGCTATTCCGGGCCGCAGTAGAGCGCGGAGCAGATCTGATTCTGGTTCATCATGGGCTATTTTGGCGCAAAGCGCCAGCTCCTTATCTTTTGACTGGGCTGTTTCGGACTCGCGTTGCATTATTGATCAAAAACGACATCAATCTCGCCGCATATCATTTGCCGCTGGATGCGCATGCTGAACTGGGAAACAATGCACAAATCTTAAAACGGCTCGCCATAGACCCGATCAAACCAATTGAAGTGGGTTATTTAGGCAGGCTGAGAAATCCTATTGCGATCGAAAAATGGGCAAAAATTATCAACAAACAGCTTGAAACCACAGCTCAGGTCTTCGCATTTGGCCCTAACAAGGTCCAGCGGGTCCTAGTCATCAGCGGTAGCAGTTCTCGATTTTATCATTTGGCCCTCGAACATGGTGCGGATACATTTCTCGGTGGGGATATGCGCGAAAACGTAGTCAGAGAAATTGAGGAAGTTGGATTGAACTTCATTCATGCGGGTCATTATAACACAGAAAAATTTGGCATTCAAGCCCTGGGTGAAAAATTGCAGCAGGAATTTGCCCTACGGTGCGAATTTATCGATATTCCAAATCCGGTCTGA